The DNA region aggaaaagaacaaaactcTTTGTCTTGCCATGTGATCTAGAAACACATCACTAGGAGCCCTGATGCTTAAGCTTCATCTTCTTCAAGGTAAAGCTGCTTCTGCTTGGGCCAGTAACTcaatttcttttcatctgtaaaatggggataataaaaacACTTGTGTCAAAGCAGTTACGAAGAACAAGCAAGAGACTGTTTTGGAAAGTACTTGGCAAACTGCCCAAACACACACACGTATGTGCCCGTACATATCACCTGAGatcattattattactttaatCAGGTAGTTGTGGCTGGAGTCATTTGAACCACTTTCCAGATATGGTATTATTCATTGACATGCTTAAGAAAATAGGACACCTTCAAGGCTTGTCAGTCTGGCCCACTCCTtcatataataaacatttattgtgtTCCTACTAGATGACACGCACCGCACTAGACGCTCGCAATTAACCTCTTGTACATCATTCACTGGATCCAGAATTCCAATTTATCCTCCTCTGGGAAGACTTCCCAGTGTCTGGCTGCATGGCTGTGTTTGGACTTGGACTTGACCAGGGTTAAAGGCACCGGACCCTGCCCTGTTCATTTCTCCACCATCAGCACTTTCTGCTGTGCCCGTACAAATGCAGGTGCTCAGCAAGTGTTAAACGAGTTGAACCCAAAGCGTGCTTGCTTTCCCATGAGGATTTTAGTTTCTTTGGGGAGCTATTTAATTGGCAAAAGGAAGCAAGATGTGTGAAAAACAGTTTGAGGTCTTTGGAAACCAAGAGAAGAAAGATTGTCTTCATTtaatcttgtttgtttttgcgTGACTTTgccttttcttattttatgacAACTGAAATGATCAGACCACACTTTGCAAACTCCTCTCTTGTGCTAACAAAGGGAAAATATGGCCATATAGGGGAAATCCTTAGGGAACAAGTCCTGTATCAGGAAAAGTAGTTAAGCGCTGGGGTCCCAAAGAAGCCTGGGAAATTCTAACCAGAAACTATGGGGTTGGAGTGTATGATCtacttaaaaaaacagaactgtACTTTGCAAGTTTTATGATGCGTTGGCTTGTTAAAGTCGTTAATTGAGAATAAAAATGTCTAGATCATTACTTTTGTAATAGCATTCAAGTATCAAAGAACCCCCTGTGCAGACAGTACTGGATACAAGAGAAGTGGCTGTGGGTAAGCACACTACATTTGCTTGGTACTTTGCAATTCACGATGAGTTACCTTTCACCATCATCATCTGACTCACTAAAACAACCAGATGAGGGAGACAGGCCGCTGGGCACTATCCTTTCTACAGAAGCGGAGCAGGGTCGGGCACTGGACCTGTCAGAATGGAAGTGCCATCCTTGCACTCACCGCCTCCTGGGCGATCGGGAGTGTCCTCCTGGAGCCACTGCTCATCGCTGCATAGGTCCCACTGCGCCCTGGACTACACGGAGCGCCGTGGGCAGCTCAGGATGGCAGGCTTCCATGATTTCCAGGTCGTCCATGATTTCAGCTCATCCTAAGACACGGGATTCCACGGAACGAACACTTGGTCTCTCTTTTGCGTCAGGCACTGGGGAGACAGTTGCAGTTAAAAGGCAGGGGAGGTTGCCTTATCCATGATCTAGCAGGGAAGACACTGAAAGTGGCACTTTGGCCAAGGGCCACAGGTGCCACCCAGAGAATGAACCCGGGACCCCAGGGACCTCTACTCTGAGGCATCTCATTGTCTAGTCTAAACCAATTCCTGCAGGAACTCCACTGGCATCTCACAGCAGGCCTGGAAATATTTGTGGCACAGCTCCCTGGCACAAGCGGCCCCAGGGGGGAAGTGGCCTCTCCCAACGCCCCATTTACCTCTCTGCACAGCCCTCCTCAGTGGTGCAAGCTGAACAACTACTTTACCTTCATCATGTTTGCTATTTAAAGAAACCCCAACTGGTCCAATCTGGAGGCTACTGAATTCCTAGAAACCAAGCCGAGAGGTCAGAAACCAGCCTGACGCATTGGCAAGACGGGAAAACCCAGGGCGGAGGGCTGGTTTTCCCGCCCGCACGGTTACAGGTCTTCTCCGCAGCTACCACCCTTTACTCGGAGCCCTCCATCCCTGCAGGTATTCTGCGGGGCACTCCCTTCTCAATTCCAAATTAGCTGGACTCGAGTCCACACACCGGTCCAAAACTACAGGTATTCCCTACTAGAGTGCTGGGGGGTGGTTCCCACCGGGGGCAGCGCACCGCCACCTCTtcgcccctctcctccccccgccccaaatCGAGCACTCCCTTTCCAGAAAAACAAACCCACACCGGGCTCAGGGAAGCGGACGTCAACTTCCTGAGGAAGTAACCCCACAAGTGGCTTCTAAGCCTCATTTCCCCCGAGGAAATAATCAGCACCTCTTCTCCAAGACAGCTCCAGGTGAGGCCGGCTGGCAGCGCGCTCAGAAGCGCAGGCGTGGGCAGGGCTACCCGCGGGCCACCCTGCGCGCCCACCACCATTGTCACATTTACTCTTCTGAACCACCCATGGGGCGGCAGCACAGCTATTATGTCCCCCATTTTACGGATGACACACCGGGGCCCAGGGTGCTCGCTTGCGCTTCCCGGGGTCACGCAGGGCGCAGGCGGGGGGCACCTCGGCCTGCGAGCCCAGGGTCGCCCCGAGGCGCCCCGAGGTCTCCCGAGCCCTCCCGGCTGCGGCTCAGCCGCTCGAGTTCCCCGTCCTCGCGACACTCCCCGTCCGGGCGGACCGCTCCGAGAACGGCCTCGGCGGCGCGCAGGGGACCCGCGAGCCCGGCGGCGCCAGGAACAAAGGCGAGCGGCGCGCGCGGGTCGCCAGGGGGCGTCCGCCCAGGGCGGCGGCGCAGGGGACCAGGAGGGAACCCAGGCCAGCGGCGAGCAgcgcccccggcccggccctcAAAGCCTCCTTTCTTCTGGCGCTGCCCGGGACGGGGGTGCCGCtcgcccccgcgcccgccccgcccgcgcgccgccgccacccccacccccagcggcGCACAAAGGACGGCCCGGGGGCCGCGCGCACCGCCacggggcggggcctgcgcgcGCGCCGCCGCGCGCGCCTTAAAGAGCCCCGCCGGCTCCTCGCGCGCAGCGCGCATGCCCGCCCGGGGGGAGGGGCGCGGAGCCCGGAGCGCACCCGGTGCTCGGGCTGGGCCGCGCGGCGCTCGTGCGCGTGTCAGCGGCCGCGGGGCGCGTGCGGGACCCCGGCGCCGTGCTCTGCGCAGGGGGCGGGCAGGCCTGGCGCGGGGACCCGCCTCTGGCCGCCTGGCCTCTGCAGTTCCAGGCCCCGTCGGGCCCGGCGCCGCCCTGGGGGCCCGGCCTGCGGGCGCGCGCGCGCGGGCACCAGCGGGAGCGGGCGTGTGCCTTTGTGTGCCCCGGGCTCCCGCGCAGGTGGGCAGCCCGCGCCCGCAGGCGCTTGGCTGGGGCGCCGCCTTCCGCGTTGGGGGCCGCGCGGGGCCAGCCCGCAGCCCTGGCTCCCGCACCCCTCCGGCTCCGGCTTTCTGGGGGCGCCAACGGGACTTTTTCAGGACCGCGCTCCCGGCGCCGCCCCGGGCTCGGAGTTGGGCGCCTGCTCCTTCCGTCCGCCGGGAGCGGGAGGGGACCTGGGGGCAGGGACTATCCTCGGAGGCTGGGTACCCACCGGCGCCCGAGCGCGCCTGCGGCCCCGCATTAGACAACAAAGAGAGGCGTGAGCGGCGGCgggggaggggcgcgggggcggggcgggctgcGGCGAGGGGGGTGGCTCGCTCCCCGCCCGCTCCGCCCGCGGCCtccgcccgccccccgcccggcgCGCGCCAATCGCCTCCCCCTGCGATAGTGTCAGTAGCATTGTAGTGTCAGCTCCCGCCGGTGACGTCGCGCCTCCCTCGTCCCCCTCCGGAGCCGTCTGGCTGCAGAGGCTCAGTCGAGAGGCGGGGAGCCGAGGAGGAAAAGGCGCTGAgtgcgggcgggcgggcgggcgggcgtgGAGAGCCGGGGAGGGGCCCCTTAAAGCGACGCCGCTGTCGCCCGCCGCTCGCTGCGCGCTCGGCATTGTGGCCAGGCAGCGGGCGCTCGGGGGGCACGCGCGGCCGCCGCTCGAgctctgcccccaccccgcccgccAGCCCCGCTGGGGTGGGGACCCAGGCGGGGGCGCCTCGCAGCCTCGGGGCGGCGCGGAGCGACCCGCTCCACCCGGCGCCCCGCGAGGAGCGACGGAGCCCGCGGCGGCCGGCCGGCCTGCCCGCCCCTGACCACCCGCTGCCCGGCCGCCTTGGGGGCCGCGGCTGCTCGGCCGAGCCGGGGCCGGCGGGCGCGCGGCGCGCACGGCCGCGCGATGCCCAGCTCGCTGTTTGCAGACCTGGAGCGCAAcgggagcggcggcggcggcggcggcgggggcggcggcgagACCCTGGATGACCAGAGAGCCCTGCAGCTCGCGCTCGACCAGCTCTCGCTGCTGGGGCTGGACAGTGACGAGGGCGCCTCGCTCTACGACAGCGAGCCGCGCAAGAAGAGCGTGAACATGACCGAGTGCGTGCCGGTGCCCAGTTCCGAGCACGTCGCCGAGATCGTGGGACGGCAAGGTGGGTCCGGCCGGGGCGGCGGGCCGGGAGCGTCGCGGACCCCAGCCCTGCGGATCCCGCGGCTCGGGTCGCCCCACCGCGGGGATGGTGTCCGCGGCGCCGGGGGAGCCTAGGGGAGCGAGGAAGAGCGGCGCGCTGGGCGGGCGCCCCAGACAAAGAAAGTGCGGGCAGGCTGTCGCCCAGAGCCGCGCCGCGGCCACGGCGGGATGCACTTTCTCCTCCAAAACCACCGCCTTCTCCCCCAGCGCCCCCCACCCGGCCCGCCCCGGGAAATAGCATTTAAATCGAAgatgctgggggggggaggggggccttCGATCGGGCTcttgggaggggaggagggggagggttAAGCATCagatgggaggaggagggagggaggattcTGGATTTCTGCAAAGCGGAATGGAGCCCACGAGGAGGAACAATGGGTCCCGggactgccccccccccccccccccccccgcccaccagACCCCGGCGCTGGGAGATCGCGGTGCCAGCTGCGGCCCCTGAACCCCGACGGCCGGGTTCCCAGCGTGGACGGCACGCCCCGCTGTGTAACAGCGCACTAGCGCATCGCCCCAACTGACTTTTCTGGGGTCCTCGGGTTTGGCTCGGGACGATGCAGTCAGCGGGGGGGGGAAGGCCTGGGCGGCCAGTGGGCTGGCCTCGACCGCCCCGCGCGTGGAACCCGCTTCCCAGCCCCGCGGCACGCCTCGGGGTCCGCGAGGGAGCCGCCCCCTTTCTGCCCATCCCGGGTTGCCCGTGCGGCGGCCCTGGACGCTGGCCGTCCCTGGTCCCCGCTCCTACCCCGGGATGATGGGCgtgtctgtctttctctccccctccctcccccgcacCCCGGCTCCCAGGTTGTAAAATCAAAGCGCTGCGGGCGAAGACCAACACTTACATCAAGACCCCGGTTCGCGGGGAGGAGCCTGTCTTTGTTGTGACGGGCAGGAAGGAGGATGTGGCCATGGCTCGCAGGGAGATCATCTCCGCCGCCGAGCACTTCTCCATGATCCGCGCCTCCCGCAACAAGAATACGGCGCTCAACGGCGCGGTGCCGGGGCCGCCCAACCTGCCCGGGCAGACCACCATCCAGGTGCGGGTGCCCTACCGCGTGGTGGGGCTCGTGGTGGGGCCCAAGGGCGCCACGATCAAGCGCATCCAGCAGCAGACGCACACCTACATCGTGACGCCCAGCCGCGACAAGGAGCCGGTGTTCGAGGTGACGGGCATGCCCGAGAACGTGGACCGCGCCCGCGAGGAGATCGAGGCGCACATCGCGCTGCGCACGGGGGGCATCATCGAGCTCACGGACGAGAACGACTTCCACGCCAACGGCACGGACGTGGGCTTCGACCTGCACCACGGGGCCGGCGGGTCCGGCCCCGGCAGCCTCTGGAGCAAGCCCACCCCCAGCATCACGCCCACCCCGGGCCGCAAGCCCTTCTCCAGCTACCGCAACGACAGCTCCAGCTCGCTTGGCAGCGCCTCCACGGACTCTTACTTCGGCGGGGGGACCAGCGGCAGCGCGGCCGCCACCCCGCGCCTGGCGGACTACAGCCCCCCCAGCCCTGCGCTCAGCTTCGCCCACAACGGAAACAACAACAACGGCAATGGGTACACCTACGCGGCCGGGGAGGTGGCCGTGCCGTCCCCCGACGGCTGTCCGGAGCTGCAGCCCACCTTCGACCCggcgcccgcgcccccgccgggAGCGCCGCTCCTCTGGGCCCAGTTCGAGCGCTCCCCGGGAGGCGGTCCTGCAGCTCCCGCGTCCTCCTGCTCCTCGTCGGCCTCGTCGTCCGCTTCGTCCTCCTCC from Dasypus novemcinctus isolate mDasNov1 chromosome 3, mDasNov1.1.hap2, whole genome shotgun sequence includes:
- the MEX3B gene encoding RNA-binding protein MEX3B; this translates as MPSSLFADLERNGSGGGGGGGGGGETLDDQRALQLALDQLSLLGLDSDEGASLYDSEPRKKSVNMTECVPVPSSEHVAEIVGRQGCKIKALRAKTNTYIKTPVRGEEPVFVVTGRKEDVAMARREIISAAEHFSMIRASRNKNTALNGAVPGPPNLPGQTTIQVRVPYRVVGLVVGPKGATIKRIQQQTHTYIVTPSRDKEPVFEVTGMPENVDRAREEIEAHIALRTGGIIELTDENDFHANGTDVGFDLHHGAGGSGPGSLWSKPTPSITPTPGRKPFSSYRNDSSSSLGSASTDSYFGGGTSGSAAATPRLADYSPPSPALSFAHNGNNNNGNGYTYAAGEVAVPSPDGCPELQPTFDPAPAPPPGAPLLWAQFERSPGGGPAAPASSCSSSASSSASSSSVVFPGGGAGAPSNANLGLLGHRRLHPGASCPRLSPPLHMAPGASEHHLARRVRSDPGGGGLAYAAYANGLGAQLPGLQPSDTSGSSSSSSSSSSSSSSSSGLRRKGSRDCSVCFESEVIAALVPCGHNLFCMECANRICEKSEPECPVCHTAVTQAIRIFS